In Neofelis nebulosa isolate mNeoNeb1 chromosome 7, mNeoNeb1.pri, whole genome shotgun sequence, the following proteins share a genomic window:
- the FAN1 gene encoding fanconi-associated nuclease 1 isoform X3 — protein MMSEGKAPAKKRPRRSLSASKTKTKECNSIISFFNNAPPTKLACPVCSKMVQRYDLNRHLDEKCANNDDITPVDQRHVDLTNSHVPTVDLTNIVLEDVTPGKLSPSKISLTPDQSDSAKMGVKQQTSPYFKNNDDLGCKNQDKLRHHNVKVITLGSLSSKLSRRYTEAKRAIDKNEEFANKSPQSSSSTMVRTLVDNCSETEDKDQILENSSQKENVFACDSLKEQSTSEHTVEGTKIMEAESQKATQEYERSPLGPAFSDNAAMLFSPDLTLGNTLKSTSEHSLAKWESIKGVDNQDVEKCEAGSCEEVKVTVASETKTQLSNWEAKSDSPTHDDSKGHNIQDLSLEGDSDLKNEITCGIPLEQGSSCDVPGKTITVPPSHPYYLRSFLVVLRAVFENEEDRMLFDEHERGIVTKFHQLSASGQKLYVRLFQRKFGWIKMNKLEYEEIAPDLTPVIGELQQAGFLQTESELQELSEVLELLSAPELKTLAKTFHLVNPNGQKQQLVDTFLKLAKQPSVCTWGKNQSGIGAVILKRAKDLAGESLRVCKGPRAVFSRVLLLFSLTDSMEDEEAACGGQGQLSTVLLVNLGRMEFPRYTINRKTQIFQDRDDLIRYAAAAHMLSDISTAMANGNWKEAKELSQCAKSDWNKLKNHPSLRYHENLPLFLRCFTVGWIYTRILSRTVEILQRLHLYEEAVKELENLLSQKVYCPDSRGRWWDRLALNLHQHLKRLEPAIKCIAEGLADPEVRTGHRLSLYQRAVRLRESPSCQKYRHLFHRLPEITVEDVKHVTITGRLCPQRGMGKSVFVMEAGGPTAPATVLCSVEEVALAYYRRSGFDQGIHGEGSTFSTLYGLLLWDVIFMDGIPDVFRNAYQACPLDLCTDSFFTSRGPAIEARLQLIHSAPAESLRAWVAAAWQAQEGRVASIVSWDRFASLQQAQDLVSCLGGPVLSGVCRRLAVDFRHCRGGLPDLVVWDSQSHHFKLVEVKGPNDRLSHKQMVWLHELQKLGAEVEVCHVVAVGAKSKGLN, from the exons ATGATGTCAGAAGGGAAAGCTCCTGCGAAGAAAAGACCTCGTAGAAGTTTATCAGCCagtaaaactaaaacaaaagaatgtaactctattatttcattttttaacaatgCACCACCTACTAAGCTTGCCTGCCCTGTTTGTAGTAAAATGGTGCAGAGATATGATTTAAACCGGCATCTTGATGAAAAGTGTGCTAACAATGATGACATCACTCCAGTTGATCAGAGGCATGTTGACTTAACAAATTCACATGTGCCTACAGTAGATTTAACCAATATTGTGTTAGAAGATGTAACGCCAGGAAAGTTGTCACCATCAAAGATAAGTTTAACCCCTGACCAAAGTGATTCAGCAAAAATGGGCGTAAAACAGCAGACCAGcccctactttaaaaataatgatgatttgGGGTGCAAAAATCAAGATAAGCTGAGACATCATAATGTGAAAGTCATTACTTTGGGAAGCCTGTCATCTAAATTGTCCAGAAGATACACAGAGGCTAAAAGAGCAATAGATAAGAATGAGGAATTTGCCAATAAGAGTCCACAGAGTTCCTCATCCACAATGGTTAGGACCCTGGTTGATAACTGTTCAGAGACTGAGGACAAGGATCAAATTTTGGAGAACAGTTCtcaaaaggaaaatgtgtttgCCTGTGATTCTCTTAAGGAGCAGAGTACATCTGAACATACTGTAGAAGGCACAAAAATAATGGAAGCTGAAAGCCAAAAGGCTACCCAGGAATATGAGAGATCACCCCTTGGCCCTGCCTTCtcagataatgctgctatgttATTTTCACCAGATTTAACTCTTGGGAATACATTGAAGTCTACTTCAGAGCACAGTCTTGCAAAGTGGGAGAGCATCAAAGGAGTAGATAATCAAGATGTTGAAAAATGTGAGGCAGGTAGTTGTGAAGAAGTGAAAGTGACTGTTGCTTCAGAAACTAAAACACAGTTGTCAAATTGGGAGGCAAAGTCTGATAGTCCTACACATGATGATTCTAAAGGGCATAACATCCAGGACCTTTCTCTGGAAGGTGACAGTGACTTAAAGAATGAAATCACTTGCGGAATTCCTTTGGAGCAGGGGTCAAGCTGTGATGTTCCTGGTAAAACAATTACAGTACCACCAAGTCATCCTTACTACCTTCGGAGTTTCCTCGTGGTGCTGAGAGCTGTATTTGAGAATGAAGAAGATAGGATGCTCTTTGATGAACATGAGAGGGGAATTGTAACTAAATTTCATCAATTATCAG CTAGTGGTCAGAAGTTATACGTAAGACTTTTTCAACGTAAATTTGGCTGGATTAAGATGAATAAATTGGAATATGAAGAGATTGCTCCTGACTTAACACCTGTGATTGGAGAATTGCAGCAAGCAGGCTTTCTGCAGACAG AGTCTGAGTTGCAAGAACTCTCTGAAGTGCTTGAACTGCTTTCTGCTCCTGAACTAAAAACCCTGGCCAAGACCTTCCACTTGGTGAATCCCAATGGACAGAAACAGCAACTCGTGGACACCTTTCTCAAATTGGCCAAACAGCCTTCAGTCTGCACTTGGGGAAAAAATCAGTCTGGAATCGGTGCCgtgattttaaaaag AGCTAAAGATTTGGCAGGAGAGTCACTGAGAGTCTGTAAAGGCCCTCGGGCTGTGTTTTCCCGGGTCTTGCTGCTATTTTCATTGACGGACTCCATGGAAGACGAGGAAGCTGCCTGTGGTGGTCAGGGACAGCTTTCTACTGTACTTTTGGTCAATCTTGGCCGAATGGAGTTTCCTAGGTACACCATCAATCGGAAAACCCAAATCTTCCAAGATAGAGATGATCTCATCAG ATACGCAGCGGCCGCGCACATGCTGAGTGACATTTCTACTGCAATGGCCAATGGGAACTGGAAAGAAGCTAAAGAGCTCTCTCAATGTGCAAAAAGTGATTGGAACAAACTGAAAAACCACCCTTCCCTGAG ATACCATGAGAATTTACCACTCTTTCTGCGCTGCTTTACTGTCGGGTGGATTTACACAAGGATTCTGTCCCGTACTGTTGAAATATTGCAGCGACTTCACTTGTATGAG GAAGCAGTCAAGGAACTTGAAAACCTCTTGTCACAGAAAGTGTATTGTCCTGACAGCAGAGGCCGGTGGTGGGATAGATTGGCTCTCAACTTACACCAGCACTTGAAACGCCTTGAACCG GCTATTAAGTGCATCGCAGAAGGGCTGGCAGATCCAGAAGTAAGAACAGGACATCGTCTTTCACTGTATCAGAGAGCCGTGCGCCTGAGagagtctccaagctgtcagaagtACAGGCACCTCTTCCATCGGCTACCAGAAATAACTGTGGAAGATGTTAAACAT GTGACCATCACGGGCCGGCTGTGCCCGCAGCGTGGGATGGGCAAGTCTGTGTTCGTGATGGAGGCTGGGGGGCCCACCGCCCCTGCCACGGTCCTGTGCTCTGTGGAGGAGGTGGCATTGGCCTATTATAGACGCAGCGGCTTCGACCAGG GGATTCATGGGGAAGGGTCCACCTTTAGCACGTTGTACGGCCTCCTCCTGTGGGATGTAATCTTCATGGACGGGATACCAGACGTCTTCAGAAATGCCTACCAG GCATGCCCACTGGACTTGTGTACAGACAGCTTCTTCACGAGCAGGGGGCCGGCCATTGAAGCCAGGCTGCAGCTGATTCACAGCGCCCCCGCGGAGAGCCTGCGGGCCTGGGTGGCAGCCGCGTGGCAGGCCCAGGAAGGCAGAGTGGCTTCCATTGTCAGCTGGGATCGCTTTGCTTCTCTTCAGCAAGCTCAG GACCTTGTTTCCTGCTTGGGCGGCCCTGTCCTCAGTGGTGTGTGCAGGCGGCTGGCTGTGGACTTCCGGCACTGCCGAGGGGGCCTCCCCGACCTGGTGGTGTGGGACTCCCAGAGTCATCACTTTAAG cTGGTGGAAGTTAAAGGCCCCAACGATCGTCTTTCACATAAGCAAATGGTCTGGTTGCACGAACTGCAGAAGTTGGGGGCCGAAGTAGAAGTCTGCCACGTGGTTGCAGTTGGAGCTAAGAGCAAAGGTCTGAACTAA
- the FAN1 gene encoding fanconi-associated nuclease 1 isoform X2: protein MMSEGKAPAKKRPRRSLSASKTKTKECNSIISFFNNAPPTKLACPVCSKMVQRYDLNRHLDEKCANNDDITPVDQRHVDLTNSHVPTVDLTNIVLEDVTPGKLSPSKISLTPDQSDSAKMGVKQQTSPYFKNNDDLGCKNQDKLRHHNVKVITLGSLSSKLSRRYTEAKRAIDKNEEFANKSPQSSSSTMVRTLVDNCSETEDKDQILENSSQKENVFACDSLKEQSTSEHTVEGTKIMEAESQKATQEYERSPLGPAFSDNAAMLFSPDLTLGNTLKSTSEHSLAKWESIKGVDNQDVEKCEAGSCEEVKVTVASETKTQLSNWEAKSDSPTHDDSKGHNIQDLSLEGDSDLKNEITCGIPLEQGSSCDVPGKTITVPPSHPYYLRSFLVVLRAVFENEEDRMLFDEHERGIVTKFHQLSASGQKLYVRLFQRKFGWIKMNKLEYEEIAPDLTPVIGELQQAGFLQTESELQELSEVLELLSAPELKTLAKTFHLVNPNGQKQQLVDTFLKLAKQPSVCTWGKNQSGIGAVILKRAKDLAGESLRVCKGPRAVFSRVLLLFSLTDSMEDEEAACGGQGQLSTVLLVNLGRMEFPRYTINRKTQIFQDRDDLIRYAAAAHMLSDISTAMANGNWKEAKELSQCAKSDWNKLKNHPSLRYHENLPLFLRCFTVGWIYTRILSRTVEILQRLHLYEEAVKELENLLSQKVYCPDSRGRWWDRLALNLHQHLKRLEPAIKCIAEGLADPEVRTGHRLSLYQRAVRLRESPSCQKYRHLFHRLPEITVEDVKHVTITGRLCPQRGMGKSVFVMEAGGPTAPATVLCSVEEVALAYYRRSGFDQGIHGEGSTFSTLYGLLLWDVIFMDGIPDVFRNAYQACPLDLCTDSFFTSRGPAIEARLQLIHSAPAESLRAWVAAAWQAQEGRVASIVSWDRFASLQQAQDLVSCLGGPVLSGVCRRLAVDFRHCRGGLPDLVVWDSQSHHFKKQVPGSSPCSKGGDSTGCEHHEAEMTGNCLLSELRRSRLPCAIIPPHLCLKNFNPS from the exons ATGATGTCAGAAGGGAAAGCTCCTGCGAAGAAAAGACCTCGTAGAAGTTTATCAGCCagtaaaactaaaacaaaagaatgtaactctattatttcattttttaacaatgCACCACCTACTAAGCTTGCCTGCCCTGTTTGTAGTAAAATGGTGCAGAGATATGATTTAAACCGGCATCTTGATGAAAAGTGTGCTAACAATGATGACATCACTCCAGTTGATCAGAGGCATGTTGACTTAACAAATTCACATGTGCCTACAGTAGATTTAACCAATATTGTGTTAGAAGATGTAACGCCAGGAAAGTTGTCACCATCAAAGATAAGTTTAACCCCTGACCAAAGTGATTCAGCAAAAATGGGCGTAAAACAGCAGACCAGcccctactttaaaaataatgatgatttgGGGTGCAAAAATCAAGATAAGCTGAGACATCATAATGTGAAAGTCATTACTTTGGGAAGCCTGTCATCTAAATTGTCCAGAAGATACACAGAGGCTAAAAGAGCAATAGATAAGAATGAGGAATTTGCCAATAAGAGTCCACAGAGTTCCTCATCCACAATGGTTAGGACCCTGGTTGATAACTGTTCAGAGACTGAGGACAAGGATCAAATTTTGGAGAACAGTTCtcaaaaggaaaatgtgtttgCCTGTGATTCTCTTAAGGAGCAGAGTACATCTGAACATACTGTAGAAGGCACAAAAATAATGGAAGCTGAAAGCCAAAAGGCTACCCAGGAATATGAGAGATCACCCCTTGGCCCTGCCTTCtcagataatgctgctatgttATTTTCACCAGATTTAACTCTTGGGAATACATTGAAGTCTACTTCAGAGCACAGTCTTGCAAAGTGGGAGAGCATCAAAGGAGTAGATAATCAAGATGTTGAAAAATGTGAGGCAGGTAGTTGTGAAGAAGTGAAAGTGACTGTTGCTTCAGAAACTAAAACACAGTTGTCAAATTGGGAGGCAAAGTCTGATAGTCCTACACATGATGATTCTAAAGGGCATAACATCCAGGACCTTTCTCTGGAAGGTGACAGTGACTTAAAGAATGAAATCACTTGCGGAATTCCTTTGGAGCAGGGGTCAAGCTGTGATGTTCCTGGTAAAACAATTACAGTACCACCAAGTCATCCTTACTACCTTCGGAGTTTCCTCGTGGTGCTGAGAGCTGTATTTGAGAATGAAGAAGATAGGATGCTCTTTGATGAACATGAGAGGGGAATTGTAACTAAATTTCATCAATTATCAG CTAGTGGTCAGAAGTTATACGTAAGACTTTTTCAACGTAAATTTGGCTGGATTAAGATGAATAAATTGGAATATGAAGAGATTGCTCCTGACTTAACACCTGTGATTGGAGAATTGCAGCAAGCAGGCTTTCTGCAGACAG AGTCTGAGTTGCAAGAACTCTCTGAAGTGCTTGAACTGCTTTCTGCTCCTGAACTAAAAACCCTGGCCAAGACCTTCCACTTGGTGAATCCCAATGGACAGAAACAGCAACTCGTGGACACCTTTCTCAAATTGGCCAAACAGCCTTCAGTCTGCACTTGGGGAAAAAATCAGTCTGGAATCGGTGCCgtgattttaaaaag AGCTAAAGATTTGGCAGGAGAGTCACTGAGAGTCTGTAAAGGCCCTCGGGCTGTGTTTTCCCGGGTCTTGCTGCTATTTTCATTGACGGACTCCATGGAAGACGAGGAAGCTGCCTGTGGTGGTCAGGGACAGCTTTCTACTGTACTTTTGGTCAATCTTGGCCGAATGGAGTTTCCTAGGTACACCATCAATCGGAAAACCCAAATCTTCCAAGATAGAGATGATCTCATCAG ATACGCAGCGGCCGCGCACATGCTGAGTGACATTTCTACTGCAATGGCCAATGGGAACTGGAAAGAAGCTAAAGAGCTCTCTCAATGTGCAAAAAGTGATTGGAACAAACTGAAAAACCACCCTTCCCTGAG ATACCATGAGAATTTACCACTCTTTCTGCGCTGCTTTACTGTCGGGTGGATTTACACAAGGATTCTGTCCCGTACTGTTGAAATATTGCAGCGACTTCACTTGTATGAG GAAGCAGTCAAGGAACTTGAAAACCTCTTGTCACAGAAAGTGTATTGTCCTGACAGCAGAGGCCGGTGGTGGGATAGATTGGCTCTCAACTTACACCAGCACTTGAAACGCCTTGAACCG GCTATTAAGTGCATCGCAGAAGGGCTGGCAGATCCAGAAGTAAGAACAGGACATCGTCTTTCACTGTATCAGAGAGCCGTGCGCCTGAGagagtctccaagctgtcagaagtACAGGCACCTCTTCCATCGGCTACCAGAAATAACTGTGGAAGATGTTAAACAT GTGACCATCACGGGCCGGCTGTGCCCGCAGCGTGGGATGGGCAAGTCTGTGTTCGTGATGGAGGCTGGGGGGCCCACCGCCCCTGCCACGGTCCTGTGCTCTGTGGAGGAGGTGGCATTGGCCTATTATAGACGCAGCGGCTTCGACCAGG GGATTCATGGGGAAGGGTCCACCTTTAGCACGTTGTACGGCCTCCTCCTGTGGGATGTAATCTTCATGGACGGGATACCAGACGTCTTCAGAAATGCCTACCAG GCATGCCCACTGGACTTGTGTACAGACAGCTTCTTCACGAGCAGGGGGCCGGCCATTGAAGCCAGGCTGCAGCTGATTCACAGCGCCCCCGCGGAGAGCCTGCGGGCCTGGGTGGCAGCCGCGTGGCAGGCCCAGGAAGGCAGAGTGGCTTCCATTGTCAGCTGGGATCGCTTTGCTTCTCTTCAGCAAGCTCAG GACCTTGTTTCCTGCTTGGGCGGCCCTGTCCTCAGTGGTGTGTGCAGGCGGCTGGCTGTGGACTTCCGGCACTGCCGAGGGGGCCTCCCCGACCTGGTGGTGTGGGACTCCCAGAGTCATCACTTTAAG AAGCAAGTCCCAGGGTCCAGCCCATGCTCAAAGGGAGGGGATTCCACAGGGTGTGAACACCATGAGGCTGAGATGACTGGGAACTGTCTTCTAAGTGAGCTTAGG AGATCCAGACTTCCATGTGCTATCATCCCACCTCACCTCTGCTTAAAGAACTTTAACCCTTCTTGA